In the Lysinibacillus sp. PLM2 genome, one interval contains:
- a CDS encoding MarR family transcriptional regulator: MKEVCICPRFSKAMDLLGKRWTTLILYQLLEGPQRFNEIESSLPISGRLLSERLKELEKENIVERKVYSEVPIRVEYSLTDKGKALEGAIREVEKWSKIWIN; encoded by the coding sequence ATGAAAGAGGTATGTATATGTCCACGTTTTTCAAAAGCTATGGATTTATTAGGAAAGCGTTGGACTACTTTAATTTTATATCAATTATTGGAAGGTCCTCAAAGATTTAATGAAATTGAATCCTCTTTACCAATTAGTGGCCGACTATTGTCAGAACGCTTAAAAGAATTAGAAAAAGAAAATATTGTTGAGCGTAAAGTATATTCAGAAGTACCTATTCGGGTGGAATATTCCTTAACGGATAAGGGGAAAGCGCTTGAAGGAGCAATTCGAGAAGTAGAAAAATGGTCAAAAATATGGATAAATTAA